A window from Kribbella jejuensis encodes these proteins:
- a CDS encoding VOC family protein — MAIFRLNHAVLYVRDVAASVAFYRDVLGFGYTETGDAFPGAAFLRAPGSTNDHDLGLFQIGSQAAPSGAGRTSVGLYHLAWEVDTLGDLESLADALSQADALVGASDHGTTKSLYGKDPDGLEFEIVWIIPADLLTDEDRNKAGVSRLDLPAELAKYGRDARSGVGISRVG, encoded by the coding sequence ATGGCGATCTTCCGGTTGAACCACGCGGTCCTGTACGTGCGCGACGTCGCGGCGAGCGTCGCGTTCTACCGAGACGTCCTCGGCTTCGGCTACACCGAGACCGGCGACGCGTTCCCCGGCGCGGCGTTCCTGCGCGCACCCGGGTCCACCAACGACCACGACCTCGGCCTGTTCCAGATCGGGTCCCAGGCCGCGCCGTCCGGCGCCGGCCGGACGAGTGTCGGGCTGTACCACCTGGCGTGGGAGGTCGACACGCTCGGTGACCTGGAGTCCCTGGCCGACGCGCTGAGCCAGGCCGATGCGCTGGTCGGTGCGTCCGACCACGGCACGACCAAGTCGCTGTACGGCAAGGACCCGGACGGTCTGGAGTTCGAGATCGTCTGGATCATCCCGGCCGACCTGCTCACCGACGAGGACCGGAACAAGGCCGGCGTGTCCCGGCTCGACCTGCCCGCGGAGCTCGCGAAGTACGGCCGGGACGCCCGCAGCGGCGTGGGCATCTCCCGGGTCGGCTAA